From the Candidatus Aminicenantes bacterium genome, the window CCAGGTCCAGGGTGGTGTCCAGCGACTTGGCTTCCTCGACGGTGATGACGCCGTCCTTGCCCACCTTGTCCATGGCTTCGGCGATGATCTCGCCGATGGAAATCTCATTGTTGGCCGAAATGGAACCGACCTGGGCGATCATTTTGCCGGAAACGCTCTGGCTCATTTTTTTCAGGTCCTTGACGACCTGCTCCACGCCCATGTCGATCCCCTTCTTGATCAGGGTCGGGTTGGCGCCGGCGGCGACCATTTTCAGGCCTTCGCCGTAAATGCTCTGGGCCAAAACGGTGGCGGTGGTGGTCCCGTCCCCGGCGATGTCGGAAGTCTTGGAGGCCACTTCCTTGACCATCTGCGCCCCCATGTTTTCCTTTGGATCGGACAGCTCGATCTCCTTGGCCACGGTCACCCCGTCCTTGGTGATGGTCGGTGACCCGAATTTTTTCTCCAGCACGATATTGCGTCCGCGCGGACCGAGGGTGGCTTTCACCGTGTCGGCCAGCTGGTTGACGCCATTCAAGATAGCCTTTCTGGCTTCTTCTCCCAAAATAATTTCTTTAGCCATTTTTCCTCCTTATTTAAGATATTGACCTTTTTTAAAACAACCGCTTACTTGACAATGGCCAGCAAGTCTTTCCGCTCTATAATCAGATGCTTCTTGCCGCCAACTTTGAATTCCTGACCGGAATACTTACTGAACAGTACCTTGTCACCCACTTTGAACAAATCCTTCATGGGCTTTTTCCCTTCAA encodes:
- a CDS encoding co-chaperone GroES is translated as MNLHPLDDRVLVEPIEEEEKVGSLVIPDTAKEKPMIGIIKAIGNDFDIEGKKPMKDLFKVGDKVLFSKYSGQEFKVGGKKHLIIERKDLLAIVK